The genome window GCCCGTCGGCGAGGAGTGCGAGCGCTGCCGGCGCGTCCTCGAGGGCGAAGGTCCTCGCCAGCGGGACGACCAGCTCTCCCGCCTGCGCGAGCGCGACCAGCTGTCCTCGCACGGCATCCCGGAACCGCGCGCTGTCGGGCATCGAGCCGGCGATCACCAGGATGCCGTCGCTCTTCGCCCTGCTCGCAGCGGCGATCGTCACGATACGACTCCGGTCGATGACGAGTCGGAGGGACACGTCGACGGCTTCGTCGGTGCCCACTGCGTCGAGGGCTGCCGATACGGCTGTCGTGCCCGCGGCGTCCCTGACCCGATCGATGAGGCCCGGCCCGTAGGCGACAGGGATGCCGCCGAATCGTTCGACGACGTCGAACCTGCCGATGCTGGCGGTGCCGATCACATGGATGCCTCGACGTGCCGCCTGCTGGAGCACACTCACGCCGACAGCGCCGGATGCGCCGTGCAGCAGGATCGTCTCGCCAGGAGCTGTGCCTGTCACCGCCAGCATCTCTGCCGCCGTGGTTCCGGCGAGAAGGAGGTTGGCCGCCTCGGGGTGCGTGAGCGTGGTCGGCTTCACGAACGCCTTCTCGGCGGGCACGGTCAGCTCGGTCGCGTATCCCCCGTGAACGCGGAAGGCGACGACCTCGTCCCCCTCCTTCGCTTCGCCCGAGCCGATTCGCGTCTCGGGTCCGATCGCGCTGATCGTGCCCGAGACTTCATAGCCGATCGGCACCGGCAGCTGCGCGCCCGGGCGCGGAGACGCGACATGCTTGGCATCCGCGGGATTCACTCCTGCCGCGGCCACGCGGATGGTCACCTCAGAGCGGCGGGGCGGGGGCACCTCGTGCTCGACGAAGTCCCACGTCTCAGGACCTCCCCACGATGAGGCGATCCACCGCTGCGCGAGTGTCATGTCCCACCCCTTCCCTCTCCGAAGGTTCCGACTGCGGCCGCACCGCGCACAGCCGTCCGACTCATCGCACGAGATCCTCATCGACGTCCCACATCGTGTACGCCACGATCGCCCCGGCCGCGATCAGATCGTTCTCGATCAGGTTGGTCCGCTCGACGCCGATGATCCTTCCGGTGTCGAGCGAGAGGAGGACCACGTCGCTCGCAGCGCCGTCCGGAGTGATCACGCGCAGCCCCGCAGCCTGTCGTCCGAGGCGGTCGGTGGTCGTACCGAGCGCCGCCACTCCGTCCGAGTCCGCCAGGATCTCCAGCACCTGCGCCTCCTGCGCATTGGTGAGAGTCCACTGTTCGAG of Microbacterium sp. LWH13-1.2 contains these proteins:
- a CDS encoding zinc-binding dehydrogenase → MTLAQRWIASSWGGPETWDFVEHEVPPPRRSEVTIRVAAAGVNPADAKHVASPRPGAQLPVPIGYEVSGTISAIGPETRIGSGEAKEGDEVVAFRVHGGYATELTVPAEKAFVKPTTLTHPEAANLLLAGTTAAEMLAVTGTAPGETILLHGASGAVGVSVLQQAARRGIHVIGTASIGRFDVVERFGGIPVAYGPGLIDRVRDAAGTTAVSAALDAVGTDEAVDVSLRLVIDRSRIVTIAAASRAKSDGILVIAGSMPDSARFRDAVRGQLVALAQAGELVVPLARTFALEDAPAALALLADGHPGGKLALVPSA